The following proteins come from a genomic window of Yinghuangia sp. ASG 101:
- a CDS encoding cupin domain-containing protein, whose amino-acid sequence MHIPRGYWHRATRADCGDGLSFHATFGFTRRTGASWMEYLAEWCRDDPRFRRNLERAMSSDQVLQVRGLIDAAATLAAERTPLHYLDQYPLETTQARQVPYLSTFGPLEAVVCTTPFPPRITVADGRVALAAVGKRLTLPGAAEDAVWPLLSGHPVKLGTNVDGPTQGLAELLVREGLCSPLTPELSSGYTDLVTDATPSKVPLTQASTA is encoded by the coding sequence ATGCACATCCCCCGCGGCTACTGGCACCGGGCCACCCGCGCCGACTGCGGCGACGGCCTCAGCTTCCACGCAACGTTCGGGTTCACCCGGCGAACCGGTGCCTCCTGGATGGAGTACCTGGCCGAATGGTGCCGGGACGACCCGCGGTTCCGGCGGAACCTCGAACGCGCGATGTCCTCCGATCAGGTGCTCCAAGTGCGGGGACTCATCGACGCCGCCGCCACGCTGGCCGCCGAACGCACCCCGCTGCACTATCTGGACCAGTACCCGCTGGAGACCACCCAGGCCCGGCAGGTCCCTTACCTGTCGACGTTCGGCCCACTGGAAGCGGTGGTCTGCACCACCCCGTTCCCGCCTCGTATCACCGTCGCGGACGGGCGAGTCGCCCTCGCAGCCGTAGGCAAGCGGCTGACCCTCCCCGGTGCGGCCGAGGACGCCGTATGGCCGCTCCTGAGCGGCCACCCCGTGAAGCTCGGCACGAACGTTGACGGGCCCACCCAGGGCCTGGCGGAACTACTCGTCCGGGAGGGCCTGTGCTCGCCGTTGACCCCCGAGTTGTCCTCGGGCTACACCGATCTGGTCACCGACGCGACACCCTCGAAGGTGCCCTTGACGCAGGCATCGACGGCCTAG
- a CDS encoding LuxE/PaaK family acyltransferase, which translates to MTEQGFVFGRTQARRETELLPELHRLTAHHRTHCPAYDRVLAALGTPPGDPGATIAELPWLPVRLFKHHDLVSVPRDEIFKTLTSSGTTGAEVSRIHLDRAAAADQSRALARTLQAVLGSRRLPMLMVDTPSVVKDPRTFSARGAGVLGMAAFGRDHAYALDADGRPDPDAVRNFLAAHGNAPFLIFGFTSLVWQYLYEVAAEHRFDLSHGVLVHSGGWKKLAERAVDNATFREKFAADTGLTRIHNYYGMVEQIGTVFVEGPDGDALYCPDFADVVVRDPHTWREQPVGTPGVLEVVSTLPRSYPGHVLLTEDLGVVHGVDDGHWPGKRFSVLGRLPRTEARGCSDTYVPPEPPAAPGGSAPSANPRGEEAA; encoded by the coding sequence ATGACCGAGCAAGGCTTCGTCTTCGGCCGCACCCAGGCGCGGCGCGAGACCGAGCTGCTGCCCGAGCTGCACCGGCTGACCGCGCATCACCGCACCCACTGCCCCGCGTACGACCGCGTCCTCGCCGCGCTCGGCACCCCGCCCGGCGACCCCGGCGCCACGATCGCCGAACTCCCGTGGCTGCCCGTCCGGTTGTTCAAGCACCACGACCTGGTCAGCGTGCCCCGCGACGAGATCTTCAAGACCCTCACGTCGTCGGGCACCACCGGCGCGGAGGTCTCGCGGATCCACCTGGACCGGGCCGCCGCGGCCGACCAGAGCCGCGCGCTGGCCCGCACCCTGCAGGCGGTCCTCGGCAGCCGGCGCCTGCCCATGCTGATGGTCGACACGCCCTCGGTGGTCAAGGACCCCCGGACGTTCTCGGCCCGCGGCGCCGGCGTGCTCGGCATGGCCGCGTTCGGCCGCGACCACGCCTACGCCCTCGACGCGGACGGCCGGCCCGACCCGGACGCGGTCCGGAACTTCCTCGCCGCACACGGCAACGCGCCGTTCCTGATCTTCGGCTTCACCTCCCTGGTGTGGCAGTACCTCTACGAGGTCGCCGCCGAGCACCGGTTCGACCTCTCCCACGGCGTCCTCGTGCACTCCGGCGGCTGGAAGAAACTCGCCGAACGCGCGGTCGACAACGCGACGTTCCGCGAGAAGTTCGCCGCCGACACCGGCCTGACCCGCATCCACAACTACTACGGCATGGTCGAGCAGATCGGCACGGTCTTCGTCGAAGGCCCCGACGGCGACGCGCTGTACTGCCCGGACTTCGCCGACGTCGTGGTCCGCGACCCGCACACATGGCGCGAACAGCCGGTCGGCACACCGGGGGTGCTGGAGGTCGTGAGCACCCTGCCCCGGTCGTACCCGGGCCACGTCCTGCTCACCGAGGACCTCGGCGTCGTCCACGGCGTCGACGACGGCCACTGGCCCGGAAAACGCTTCTCCGTCCTCGGCCGCCTGCCCCGCACCGAGGCGCGCGGGTGCAGCGACACCTACGTCCCGCCGGAGCCCCCTGCCGCGCCGGGTGGTTCGGCCCCGTCCGCGAACCCCCGAGGGGAAGAAGCCGCATGA
- a CDS encoding phosphotransferase: protein MDTIEDLPALLDLVASHTGPVGRYTPAPSGNMSDALLLVESEAGRFFVKGMRNSPGGRLDSLDRELTVNSHLDGIAPRLVATLRDATWAVGVFDYIDGAPADLKTPDGARCLARLIDRVSDLRLPVELDWPETRWDRFCETPELLRGRTICHGDPHGNNVIIERASGRAYLVDWAWPTLAAGFIDAALLANQLICAEHSPQEAEAIVSDIRGWRNADPKAVDAFLVANVRMMEERYARTEAPWIKAVLDGWREWLGYRMP, encoded by the coding sequence GTGGACACCATCGAAGACCTCCCGGCCCTGCTCGATTTGGTCGCGTCGCACACCGGTCCCGTGGGCCGCTACACGCCGGCCCCCTCCGGGAACATGTCCGACGCGCTCTTGCTCGTCGAGTCCGAGGCTGGGAGGTTCTTCGTCAAGGGCATGCGCAACAGCCCCGGGGGTCGCCTCGACTCCCTCGATCGCGAACTGACCGTCAATAGCCACCTGGACGGCATCGCGCCACGCTTGGTGGCAACGCTGCGTGATGCAACGTGGGCAGTTGGCGTGTTCGACTACATCGACGGGGCGCCCGCAGACCTGAAGACCCCGGACGGCGCGCGCTGTCTCGCGCGGCTGATCGACCGGGTTTCGGATCTTCGACTTCCCGTCGAGCTGGACTGGCCCGAGACGAGATGGGACCGCTTCTGCGAGACCCCGGAGCTGCTGCGTGGGCGAACGATCTGCCACGGCGACCCGCACGGCAACAACGTGATCATCGAACGCGCCAGCGGTCGCGCGTACCTGGTCGACTGGGCATGGCCCACTCTGGCGGCTGGATTCATTGACGCGGCTCTGCTGGCCAATCAGCTCATCTGCGCTGAGCACTCCCCCCAGGAGGCGGAGGCGATCGTCAGCGATATCCGGGGCTGGCGGAACGCAGACCCGAAGGCGGTCGATGCGTTCCTCGTGGCGAACGTCCGCATGATGGAGGAGCGTTACGCCAGGACCGAGGCCCCCTGGATCAAAGCTGTGCTCGACGGATGGCGCGAATGGCTGGGCTACCGGATGCCATAG
- a CDS encoding acyl-CoA reductase, protein MIVRQRFPAGPDREVSDLLADMSGDVPDGPLTVGDPRVADFLAAFGRALLDPALIRRHPELAPLGFFLRRAELDAQLARLAASDAGADPGAETGARVLRFPRGLVFHIPPANVDTIFVYAWALAALTGNRNIVRVSPRSGAAAERVLDLLATALAEAHPALAATQRMITYDRDDRVTEALSAACDLRVVWGGDHSVAAVRRTPLPPAARDLVFPDRSSFAVLSAAAWLAADDIDRDQAALGLYNDSYWFDQAACASPRALYWVGDPALAAEARRDLFHRLAELIAARGGAPEPAMAVHKRVAAYGEAARGRVTRMAFAADEALAVLDLADPHDAPRDWLGAGTFPTATVARLTDLAPILRRRDQTLSHFGFTRAELAEFAHAAGGRGIDRIVPIGAALSFAPIWDGYDLPHEFTRLTTVTARTAQARR, encoded by the coding sequence ATGATCGTCCGTCAGCGCTTCCCGGCCGGCCCCGACCGGGAGGTGTCCGACCTCCTGGCCGACATGTCCGGCGACGTCCCGGACGGCCCGCTCACCGTCGGGGACCCGAGGGTCGCCGACTTCCTCGCCGCGTTCGGCCGCGCCCTGCTCGACCCCGCACTGATCCGCCGGCATCCCGAGCTGGCACCCCTGGGCTTCTTCCTGCGCCGCGCCGAACTCGACGCGCAACTCGCGCGGCTCGCGGCCTCGGACGCCGGGGCGGACCCCGGCGCGGAGACCGGCGCCCGCGTGCTGCGCTTCCCGCGCGGGCTGGTGTTCCACATTCCCCCCGCGAACGTCGACACGATCTTCGTCTACGCCTGGGCGCTGGCCGCACTCACCGGCAACCGCAACATCGTGCGCGTCTCGCCGCGTTCCGGGGCCGCCGCCGAACGCGTGCTCGACCTGCTCGCCACGGCCCTCGCCGAGGCCCACCCCGCCCTCGCGGCGACCCAGCGGATGATCACCTACGACCGCGACGACCGCGTCACCGAAGCCCTCTCCGCCGCGTGCGACCTGCGCGTGGTGTGGGGCGGCGACCACTCCGTCGCCGCCGTGCGCCGCACCCCGCTGCCGCCCGCGGCCCGCGACCTCGTCTTCCCCGACCGGTCCTCGTTCGCCGTCCTCTCCGCCGCCGCGTGGCTCGCCGCCGACGACATCGACCGCGACCAGGCGGCTCTCGGCCTGTACAACGACAGCTACTGGTTCGACCAGGCCGCGTGCGCGTCACCCCGCGCGCTCTACTGGGTCGGCGACCCGGCACTCGCCGCCGAGGCCAGGCGCGACCTCTTCCACCGGCTGGCCGAGCTGATCGCCGCGCGCGGCGGGGCACCCGAGCCCGCCATGGCCGTGCACAAACGCGTCGCGGCGTACGGCGAAGCCGCGCGCGGACGCGTCACCCGCATGGCCTTCGCCGCCGACGAAGCCCTCGCGGTGCTTGACCTCGCGGACCCCCATGACGCCCCCCGCGACTGGCTCGGCGCGGGCACCTTCCCGACCGCGACCGTCGCGCGGCTCACCGACCTCGCCCCCATACTGCGCCGCCGCGACCAGACGCTGTCCCACTTCGGCTTCACCCGAGCGGAACTCGCCGAGTTCGCCCACGCGGCGGGCGGTCGCGGCATCGACCGCATCGTCCCGATCGGCGCCGCGCTCTCCTTCGCCCCCATCTGGGACGGCTACGACCTGCCGCACGAATTCACCCGCCTGACCACCGTCACCGCCCGCACCGCGCAGGCCCGGCGGTGA
- a CDS encoding radical SAM/SPASM domain-containing protein, with the protein MTEYSEAVARREAAEERIRVAKAAYAERRETKDYRLCGWGTTPARPPFHAARPRNPTHREEREMTVTFDAQAPARLSDIESLSLDLTRKCQLACTHCYNASGPDGRHGTMSRADWLNLVDEAAAYGIRDLQLIGGEPTLHPDAADIAKRALDNGLTVEVYSNLVHVTGEWWEVFRIDGVRVATSYYGADDDTHNRVTGRPSRARTEANIVRALALGIRLRVGIVRIHEDQDVEAAVRHLNDLGVRDIRVDDQRPLGRAGNSTDPAALCGRCGAGRAAVGPDGTVTPCTLAPWMRVGSIHDAPLADVLNGEVMADARRSIRDAAMSSKPKRCDPNTECTPGFPGSECDPRN; encoded by the coding sequence ATGACCGAGTACAGCGAGGCTGTGGCTCGACGCGAGGCGGCCGAAGAGCGCATCAGGGTCGCCAAGGCAGCCTACGCAGAAAGGAGGGAGACCAAGGACTACCGCCTCTGCGGTTGGGGGACGACACCAGCGAGACCGCCGTTCCATGCCGCAAGGCCCCGTAATCCAACTCATCGGGAGGAACGGGAAATGACGGTTACGTTCGACGCGCAAGCACCCGCACGCCTGAGTGACATCGAGAGCCTGTCGCTCGACCTCACGCGCAAGTGCCAACTCGCTTGCACCCATTGCTACAACGCGTCCGGCCCCGACGGTAGGCACGGGACGATGAGCCGCGCGGACTGGCTCAACCTGGTCGACGAGGCCGCGGCCTACGGTATTCGCGACCTCCAGCTCATCGGCGGTGAGCCAACACTGCACCCCGACGCGGCCGACATCGCCAAGCGCGCGCTCGACAACGGCCTGACCGTGGAGGTCTACTCCAACCTCGTCCACGTGACCGGGGAGTGGTGGGAGGTCTTCCGGATCGATGGCGTGCGCGTCGCAACCTCCTACTACGGAGCCGACGACGACACGCACAACCGCGTCACAGGCCGCCCCTCACGCGCCCGTACCGAAGCGAACATCGTCCGGGCCCTCGCCTTGGGCATCCGGCTGCGGGTGGGAATCGTCCGAATCCACGAGGACCAGGACGTTGAGGCTGCGGTCCGACACCTGAACGACCTCGGCGTGCGAGACATCCGCGTGGATGATCAACGTCCCCTCGGTCGGGCCGGCAACAGCACCGACCCGGCTGCCCTGTGCGGTCGGTGCGGAGCGGGCCGCGCCGCAGTCGGCCCGGACGGGACCGTGACGCCCTGCACCCTGGCACCATGGATGCGCGTGGGGTCCATCCACGACGCACCGTTGGCCGACGTGCTCAACGGGGAAGTCATGGCTGATGCGCGCCGCTCGATTCGCGACGCGGCGATGTCGTCCAAGCCGAAGCGGTGCGACCCCAACACGGAATGCACGCCCGGCTTCCCTGGAAGCGAATGCGACCCGAGGAACTGA
- a CDS encoding helix-turn-helix domain-containing protein, which translates to MGANIGEQLRDVRKRRGLTQRELAELSGVSLSLIRKLEQGEKSDTRLETARKLATALRVPTTRLMTDSREDAATQETVDLWEPVRQMLVAHSEDKDLEEPTVEGIGSSLRAVLRLLSSNRLTDLGAVLPALLRDAEALDKREPGERALRATLMHVTGRLLTQTRQFDAAEMALENALDASVDRLQGAAAANTQGWLLLRRGRLAEARALATEWADATEPRMSKATSDDLRAWGWFLLRVSAAGIRDNRPGEAEDSLRLARAAAVAIGREYAPHGTSFAPFGPVTVAMKHAENAMIANRPDRVLQLASRIPLDQMQPSTNNRNRHLLDVADAHARMRQFAESVEVLQKVQAAAPEWLPHQRYARDIMGRIVAGRRSLTPEMRTLADTVGLPL; encoded by the coding sequence ATGGGTGCGAACATCGGCGAACAACTCCGGGATGTACGCAAGCGCCGGGGTTTGACGCAACGGGAACTGGCCGAACTGTCAGGCGTGTCCCTGTCGTTGATCCGGAAGTTGGAGCAGGGGGAGAAGTCGGATACGCGTCTGGAGACGGCGCGGAAGCTGGCGACGGCTCTTCGCGTGCCCACCACGCGCCTGATGACAGACAGCCGGGAAGATGCTGCAACGCAGGAGACGGTCGATCTGTGGGAGCCCGTCCGACAGATGCTTGTGGCGCACTCCGAAGATAAGGACCTCGAAGAACCGACGGTTGAAGGTATCGGCTCGTCGTTGCGCGCGGTGTTGCGGCTGTTGTCGAGCAACCGCCTCACCGATCTTGGCGCAGTCCTCCCCGCACTCCTGCGTGATGCGGAGGCGCTGGACAAGCGTGAACCGGGTGAGCGCGCGTTGCGCGCGACATTGATGCATGTGACCGGGCGGCTCCTGACCCAGACCCGGCAATTCGATGCCGCCGAGATGGCTCTTGAAAATGCGCTCGACGCATCTGTGGATCGCCTTCAGGGCGCAGCGGCTGCCAACACCCAAGGCTGGCTTCTTCTGCGTCGCGGACGACTTGCGGAGGCCCGCGCGTTGGCTACCGAGTGGGCGGATGCGACCGAGCCCCGCATGTCCAAAGCCACATCGGACGACCTGAGGGCGTGGGGGTGGTTCCTGTTGCGTGTGTCTGCGGCCGGCATCCGCGACAACCGCCCTGGTGAAGCGGAGGACTCACTGAGGCTGGCCCGTGCGGCGGCCGTCGCCATCGGGCGCGAATATGCGCCCCATGGGACTTCGTTCGCTCCCTTCGGACCCGTGACTGTCGCGATGAAGCATGCGGAGAACGCGATGATCGCCAACCGGCCGGACCGGGTGCTTCAACTGGCTTCCCGGATCCCGCTGGACCAAATGCAACCCAGCACGAACAACCGAAACAGGCACCTACTCGATGTCGCAGACGCGCATGCTCGAATGCGGCAGTTCGCCGAATCAGTCGAGGTTCTTCAGAAGGTGCAGGCCGCAGCTCCTGAATGGCTTCCACACCAGCGCTACGCCCGAGACATCATGGGGCGCATCGTCGCCGGTCGGCGCTCGCTGACGCCGGAGATGCGGACTCTCGCCGATACGGTCGGACTGCCCCTGTAA
- a CDS encoding TIGR03936 family radical SAM-associated protein — translation MPEGPPPAPAVQKLRLRYAKRGRLRFTSHRDFQRAFERALRRADVPMAYSAGFTPHPKVSYAGAAPTGVASEAEYLELSVARRCEPVDLRRRLDASLPPGLDVLDVVEAAPGNLAERLQASVWEIRLPEVDPEVARKAVDAFLGAEAVEVERMTKNGKRTFDARAAVALLDARASSDDRIDAGHQGVDGSADAPCAILRLVVRHTTPAVRPDDVLSGLRLVADLAPPVPAAVTRLAQGPLDTVTGAVTDPLAPEHAVTSTGNEERQPD, via the coding sequence ATGCCCGAAGGACCGCCGCCCGCACCGGCCGTCCAGAAACTGCGTCTGCGCTACGCCAAGCGCGGGCGCCTGCGATTCACCAGCCACCGCGATTTCCAGCGCGCGTTCGAGCGCGCCCTGCGCCGTGCCGACGTACCGATGGCGTACTCCGCCGGATTCACGCCGCACCCCAAGGTCTCGTACGCGGGCGCGGCCCCCACCGGTGTCGCCAGCGAGGCCGAGTACCTGGAGCTTTCGGTCGCGCGCCGCTGCGAACCGGTCGATCTGCGTCGGCGACTCGACGCGTCCCTGCCCCCCGGCCTCGACGTCCTCGACGTCGTCGAAGCCGCGCCCGGCAATCTCGCCGAGCGATTGCAGGCCTCCGTGTGGGAGATCCGGCTTCCGGAGGTCGACCCGGAGGTCGCGCGCAAGGCGGTCGACGCGTTCCTGGGTGCCGAGGCCGTCGAGGTCGAGCGCATGACCAAGAACGGCAAACGCACCTTCGACGCCCGCGCGGCGGTCGCCCTGCTGGACGCGCGCGCATCGTCCGATGACCGGATTGACGCAGGTCATCAGGGTGTCGATGGGAGTGCCGACGCACCCTGTGCGATACTGCGATTGGTTGTACGGCACACTACGCCCGCCGTCCGACCCGACGACGTTCTGTCCGGTCTTCGCCTGGTCGCCGACCTCGCGCCGCCCGTACCCGCCGCGGTGACTCGCTTGGCGCAGGGGCCGCTCGACACCGTGACCGGAGCGGTGACCGATCCGCTCGCACCCGAGCATGCGGTGACCTCGACGGGGAACGAGGAACGGCAGCCGGACTGA
- a CDS encoding aldo/keto reductase has translation MILLHNPEQSLRGVVAAQASEVFAAACTVLHDAAAAGMCHNWEAASWDTRPLLDLGRVGPVPGVVMVRAGLLVPIDVLDASDVLMDGWGIAPEHRWGMSPFGRQPRAPLWDQILDPCTFLRDGDGLTRLEGAFRVAYNLPDVAAVAVGSDNPAHLRGLVSSLKSTPNLGHLDAYGDALRERIRSRSLPDGEG, from the coding sequence GTGATCTTGCTGCACAATCCGGAGCAATCCCTCCGCGGGGTTGTGGCAGCGCAAGCGAGCGAGGTATTTGCCGCAGCATGCACAGTGCTGCACGACGCGGCTGCGGCCGGCATGTGCCACAACTGGGAAGCAGCGTCGTGGGACACGCGGCCCCTCCTGGACCTGGGCCGGGTCGGTCCCGTGCCCGGGGTGGTGATGGTCCGGGCGGGCCTGCTCGTCCCGATCGATGTCCTTGACGCCTCGGACGTACTGATGGATGGGTGGGGTATTGCTCCGGAGCACCGTTGGGGCATGAGCCCCTTCGGTCGTCAGCCTCGCGCCCCGCTGTGGGACCAAATCCTCGACCCGTGCACATTCTTGAGAGACGGCGACGGCCTGACTCGGCTCGAAGGAGCATTCCGGGTCGCTTACAACCTGCCCGACGTCGCAGCGGTGGCCGTCGGATCGGACAACCCGGCACACCTCAGAGGTCTGGTGTCGTCCCTCAAGAGCACGCCGAACCTCGGGCACCTGGATGCCTACGGGGACGCGCTCCGCGAGCGAATCCGAAGTCGTTCCCTACCGGACGGCGAGGGCTGA
- a CDS encoding TIGR03960 family B12-binding radical SAM protein produces the protein MPVESVFPRLEPLLPRVQKPIQYVGGELNSTVKDWDAAAVRWALMYPDAYEVGLPNQGVMILYEVLNEVADVLAERTYAVWPDMEKLMRERSVPQFTVDAHRPVGAFDVFGVSFSTELGYTNLLNALDLAGIPLESRDRTDDHPIVLIGGHASFNPEPIADFIDAVVVGDGEQAVLQITDIIRAWKAEGRPGGRDELLFRLAATGGVYVPRFYDVDYLDDGRIQRVAPNRSGVPWRVSKHTVMDLDEWPYPKQPLVPLAETVHERMSVEIFRGCTRGCRFCQAGMITRPVRERSITGIGEMVEKGLKATGFEEVGLLSLSSADHSEIADVAKGLADRYTEDKIGLSLPSTRVDAFNIDLANELTRNGRRSGLTFAPEGGSERMRKVINKMVSEEDLIRTVATAYGNGWRQVKLYFMCGLPTETDEDVLEIAEMAKKVIAKGREVSGNRDIRCTVSIGGFVPKPHTPFQWAPQLDPETTDARLQKLRDVIRADKQYGKAIGFRYHDGKPGIVEGLLSRGDRRVGRVIRAVWEDGGRFDGWSEHFSYERWMRSAEKALADEPVDVAWYTTRERDWNEVLPWDHLDSGLDKDWLWEDWQDALDEVEVEDCRWNPCFDCGVCPQMSTEIQVGPTGKKLLPLSVVK, from the coding sequence ATGCCCGTCGAGTCGGTGTTCCCGCGCCTGGAACCGCTGCTGCCGCGCGTGCAGAAGCCCATCCAGTACGTCGGCGGCGAGCTGAACTCGACCGTCAAGGACTGGGACGCGGCGGCGGTCCGCTGGGCGCTCATGTATCCGGACGCGTACGAGGTCGGCCTGCCCAACCAGGGCGTCATGATCCTGTACGAGGTGCTCAACGAGGTCGCGGACGTCCTCGCCGAGCGGACGTACGCGGTGTGGCCGGACATGGAGAAGCTCATGCGCGAGCGCTCCGTCCCGCAGTTCACCGTCGACGCGCACCGGCCGGTCGGCGCCTTCGACGTCTTCGGCGTCAGCTTCTCGACCGAGCTGGGCTACACCAACCTGCTCAACGCGCTCGACCTGGCCGGCATCCCGCTGGAGTCCCGCGACCGCACCGACGACCACCCGATCGTGCTGATCGGCGGGCACGCGTCGTTCAACCCCGAGCCGATCGCCGACTTCATCGACGCGGTCGTGGTCGGCGACGGCGAGCAGGCGGTGCTCCAGATCACCGACATCATCCGGGCGTGGAAGGCGGAGGGGCGGCCCGGAGGACGCGATGAGCTGCTGTTCCGCCTCGCGGCCACCGGGGGCGTGTACGTCCCGCGCTTCTACGACGTCGACTACCTCGACGACGGCCGCATCCAGCGCGTGGCGCCGAACCGCTCGGGGGTGCCGTGGCGGGTGTCGAAGCACACCGTGATGGACCTGGACGAATGGCCGTACCCCAAGCAGCCGTTGGTGCCTCTCGCGGAGACCGTGCACGAGCGCATGTCGGTCGAGATCTTCCGGGGCTGCACGCGCGGATGCCGCTTCTGCCAGGCCGGCATGATCACGCGCCCGGTGCGCGAGCGCAGCATCACCGGCATCGGCGAGATGGTCGAAAAGGGCCTGAAGGCCACGGGTTTCGAGGAGGTGGGCCTGCTGTCCCTCTCCTCCGCCGACCACAGCGAGATCGCGGACGTCGCCAAGGGCCTCGCGGACCGCTACACCGAGGACAAAATCGGCCTCTCCCTGCCCTCGACCCGCGTCGACGCGTTCAACATCGACCTGGCCAACGAACTGACGCGCAACGGCCGCCGCTCCGGCCTGACGTTCGCCCCCGAGGGCGGCAGCGAGCGCATGCGCAAGGTCATCAACAAGATGGTCAGCGAGGAAGACCTGATCCGCACGGTCGCGACCGCCTACGGCAACGGCTGGCGTCAGGTCAAGCTCTACTTCATGTGCGGCCTGCCCACCGAGACCGACGAAGACGTTTTGGAGATCGCGGAGATGGCGAAGAAGGTCATCGCCAAGGGCCGCGAGGTCTCCGGCAACCGCGACATCCGCTGCACGGTCTCGATCGGCGGCTTCGTCCCGAAACCTCACACCCCGTTCCAGTGGGCCCCGCAACTCGACCCGGAAACGACGGACGCCCGCCTCCAGAAACTCCGCGACGTGATCCGCGCCGACAAGCAGTACGGCAAGGCGATCGGCTTCCGCTACCACGACGGCAAGCCCGGCATCGTGGAAGGCCTGCTGTCCCGCGGCGACCGCCGCGTCGGCCGCGTCATCCGCGCGGTCTGGGAGGACGGCGGCCGTTTCGACGGCTGGAGCGAGCACTTCAGCTACGAACGCTGGATGCGCTCCGCCGAGAAGGCGCTGGCCGACGAGCCGGTCGACGTCGCCTGGTACACCACCCGCGAGCGCGACTGGAACGAAGTCCTCCCCTGGGACCACCTCGACTCCGGCCTGGACAAGGACTGGCTGTGGGAGGACTGGCAGGACGCGTTGGACGAGGTGGAGGTCGAGGACTGCCGCTGGAACCCCTGCTTCGACTGCGGCGTCTGCCCCCAGATGAGCACCGAGATCCAGGTGGGCCCCACCGGCAAGAAGCTGCTGCCGCTGTCGGTCGTGAAGTAA
- a CDS encoding lysylphosphatidylglycerol synthase transmembrane domain-containing protein — MTGPGKPPADTAAHSPAKDGAPAARSRTWTRRFTRVVAWLRPVLLVAAVGGIAYIVLRHWSEVAATLRELPWYAVAFSGVLIMVGMVAGTLAWQAVVDSMGKPIGLRKGAQIQLVSQLGKYVPGSVWSYVLQLELGRKARVSRARLFTASLLHVAVSVVVSLLLGILALPVLLSDAPNAAWLFVLLPVGFVMLHPRFLAGAGQFTLKLLKRPPVRLRLTWGTVGRTAGLAGLAYVLFGLHLWILARAVAPADAGTLLLCVGAISIGLTCGVFAFVLPSGAGVREIVIVASLASAMPRGQAVALALVSRLLFTVADLLCAAVAALLARRLLREDDTADVTSGRADAQPDSEGGPAAGAPEPPAREQGAR, encoded by the coding sequence GTGACGGGACCGGGCAAGCCGCCGGCGGACACGGCGGCGCACAGCCCCGCCAAGGACGGCGCACCGGCCGCGCGGTCGCGGACCTGGACGCGCCGGTTCACGCGCGTGGTCGCCTGGCTGCGCCCGGTGCTGCTCGTCGCGGCGGTCGGGGGCATCGCGTACATCGTCCTGCGGCACTGGTCCGAGGTCGCAGCGACGCTGCGCGAACTGCCCTGGTACGCCGTCGCGTTCAGCGGTGTGCTGATCATGGTCGGGATGGTCGCCGGAACGCTCGCGTGGCAGGCGGTCGTCGACAGCATGGGCAAGCCGATCGGCCTGCGCAAAGGCGCGCAGATCCAACTCGTGAGCCAGCTGGGCAAATACGTGCCCGGGTCGGTGTGGAGCTACGTCCTGCAACTCGAACTCGGCCGCAAGGCACGGGTTTCGCGCGCGCGGCTGTTCACCGCGTCGCTCCTGCACGTCGCCGTGTCGGTGGTCGTGTCGCTGCTGCTCGGCATACTCGCGCTTCCGGTGCTGCTGTCCGACGCGCCCAACGCCGCATGGCTGTTCGTCCTCCTGCCGGTCGGCTTCGTGATGCTGCACCCGCGATTCCTGGCCGGGGCGGGGCAGTTCACGCTCAAGCTGCTCAAACGCCCGCCGGTCAGGCTGCGGTTGACGTGGGGGACCGTCGGGAGGACGGCGGGTCTCGCGGGGCTCGCGTACGTGCTCTTCGGCCTGCACCTGTGGATCCTCGCGCGGGCGGTCGCTCCCGCCGACGCGGGCACGCTGCTGCTGTGCGTGGGCGCCATCTCGATCGGACTCACGTGCGGCGTCTTCGCGTTCGTCCTGCCGTCCGGCGCGGGCGTCCGCGAGATCGTCATCGTGGCCTCGCTGGCCAGTGCCATGCCGCGCGGCCAGGCGGTCGCGCTGGCCCTCGTGTCGCGGCTGCTGTTCACCGTCGCCGATCTGCTGTGCGCCGCCGTCGCGGCGCTGCTGGCCCGGCGCCTGCTGCGGGAGGACGACACCGCCGACGTAACGTCGGGTCGGGCGGACGCGCAGCCGGACTCCGAGGGCGGTCCCGCGGCCGGAGCCCCCGAGCCGCCCGCCCGTGAACAGGGGGCGCGTTGA